A region of bacterium DNA encodes the following proteins:
- a CDS encoding NAD(P)-binding domain-containing protein, whose translation MMSFGVIGVGVKGGNLLLLEALVVPDADRARRLQDLKTFCNFAELVPVYTCNRSEFYYVTADRPAGLEFRNRLLDFFLHDKHIHFEPSDISSQVGFRALRHLYRVTASLDSMVVGEAQILGQVKTALAQAQEMGLAGPRIANIFSDAFRVAKKVRRETPLGESSVSMVNLLLESIDQHLQGRTHPAIALVGVGPMCVKLAGHLCERGFTDLLFVNRTESKAVELAAQFGGRAKSLAAFLAEAGVVDVIFTSTGSTEPIFTPRSMASIVPATGGLLMIDLAVPRDVDAAVADMKQVTVRDIGHFRTQA comes from the coding sequence ATGATGTCGTTCGGTGTGATCGGAGTCGGTGTCAAGGGCGGCAACCTGCTGCTGCTGGAAGCGCTGGTGGTTCCGGATGCGGACCGCGCTCGCCGACTGCAGGACCTGAAGACCTTCTGCAATTTCGCCGAGTTGGTGCCGGTGTACACCTGCAATCGCTCGGAGTTCTATTATGTGACCGCCGACCGGCCCGCCGGCCTCGAATTCCGCAACCGCCTGCTCGACTTCTTTTTGCACGACAAACACATTCACTTTGAGCCGTCGGACATCTCGTCGCAAGTGGGTTTCCGCGCCCTGCGTCATCTCTACCGCGTCACCGCCTCGCTGGACTCGATGGTGGTGGGTGAGGCCCAGATCTTGGGGCAGGTGAAAACGGCGCTGGCGCAGGCCCAGGAAATGGGGCTGGCCGGCCCGCGCATAGCCAACATCTTCTCCGATGCCTTCCGTGTCGCCAAGAAGGTCCGTCGCGAGACCCCGCTGGGCGAATCCTCGGTCTCGATGGTCAATCTGCTGCTGGAATCCATCGACCAGCACCTGCAGGGGAGGACCCATCCGGCGATCGCGCTGGTGGGTGTCGGACCGATGTGCGTGAAACTGGCCGGACATCTGTGCGAGCGCGGGTTCACCGACCTGCTGTTTGTCAATCGCACCGAGTCCAAGGCGGTCGAACTGGCCGCGCAATTCGGCGGGCGGGCGAAGTCCCTGGCGGCCTTCCTCGCCGAGGCGGGCGTGGTGGATGTGATCTTCACCTCCACCGGGTCCACTGAGCCGATCTTCACGCCGCGCAGCATGGCCAGCATCGTGCCGGCCACCGGCGGCCTTTTGATGATCGATCTGGCGGTCCCGCGCGATGTCGATGCGGCGGTCGCCGACATGAAGCAGGTCACCGTGCGCGACATCGGCCACTTCCGCACGCAGGCC